Proteins encoded within one genomic window of Lysinibacillus sphaericus:
- a CDS encoding sensor domain-containing protein, producing MGGVITNLDKINSISKYPTSLLKKIFENVSEGIMITDKHKKIEMVNPAFEFVTGYKRDEVIGKTPAVLQSGVHELSFYLTMWEKIRQEGIWQGEIWNRRKTGDVYPEWLTIVSITNDSGEITNYCGIFSDLSERKIVENELEKRLLTDSLTDVSNRFAYIERMDSLLESSSTISHSVQHAVYFLDLDRFKQINDTLGHAVGDTILIEAARRIQTLLKNKDIIARYGGDEFIVTLTNVKNVREAAKFAEQIIAIMEQPMNINGQEIFVSTSIGVSMYPADGETSEQLITCADKAMTYSKKNGLNGYSFYFDELQTDTQRVLLLDSELRRAIENREFELHFQPKIMLENEHIQGLEALVRWNNERLGFVSPAEFIPYAEETGLIIPLSEVIIEKACEAAAKLQQFGRKIPIAINISSIHFKQQNFLESIQTILERYNTSANNFEIEVTERTVMNSATETVSKLVRLKQLGFKISIDDFGTGYSSLSYLVRFPLDCLKIDRSFIQHICSLDEKQAVVDAIIQMSHRLKMKVVAEGVEQAQQVDILRKMNCDIIQGYYYSKPLPLPELLEYIEYWEIEHQGRK from the coding sequence ATGGGCGGAGTAATTACTAATCTGGATAAGATTAATTCGATTTCTAAATACCCCACTTCCTTACTGAAGAAAATTTTTGAAAATGTATCTGAAGGCATTATGATTACGGATAAACATAAAAAAATAGAGATGGTTAATCCAGCATTTGAATTCGTTACAGGCTATAAACGCGATGAAGTGATAGGAAAAACGCCCGCGGTATTGCAGTCAGGTGTACATGAGTTATCATTCTATTTGACAATGTGGGAAAAGATACGACAAGAAGGAATATGGCAAGGGGAAATTTGGAATCGTCGTAAAACAGGAGATGTGTATCCTGAATGGTTAACAATTGTTAGCATAACGAATGATAGTGGAGAAATTACTAACTATTGTGGCATTTTCTCAGATTTATCTGAAAGAAAAATAGTAGAAAATGAACTAGAAAAACGTTTGTTAACGGATTCATTAACAGATGTATCGAATCGATTTGCTTATATTGAGAGAATGGATAGCTTACTGGAATCGTCTTCTACTATTTCTCATTCAGTACAGCATGCTGTCTATTTCTTGGATTTAGACAGATTTAAACAAATAAATGATACTTTAGGGCATGCGGTGGGAGATACGATTCTGATAGAAGCAGCAAGACGTATTCAAACATTGCTCAAAAACAAAGATATCATTGCAAGATACGGTGGAGATGAATTTATCGTCACATTGACGAATGTAAAAAATGTTCGCGAAGCAGCAAAATTTGCAGAGCAAATTATTGCTATTATGGAACAGCCAATGAACATTAATGGACAAGAAATTTTTGTTTCAACAAGCATTGGCGTAAGTATGTATCCGGCTGACGGCGAAACATCCGAGCAACTTATTACTTGTGCAGATAAGGCGATGACCTATTCCAAAAAGAATGGTCTTAACGGCTATTCGTTTTATTTTGATGAATTACAAACAGACACGCAACGCGTTCTTTTGTTAGATTCTGAATTGCGTAGAGCGATTGAAAATCGTGAATTTGAGTTGCATTTCCAACCTAAAATTATGTTGGAAAACGAACATATACAAGGACTAGAGGCGCTTGTTCGCTGGAATAATGAGCGACTTGGCTTTGTATCGCCTGCTGAATTTATTCCTTATGCGGAAGAAACGGGCCTTATCATTCCTTTAAGTGAAGTAATTATTGAGAAAGCATGTGAAGCTGCAGCTAAGTTACAACAATTTGGTCGCAAAATACCGATTGCTATCAATATTTCGAGCATTCATTTTAAACAGCAAAACTTTTTAGAGTCCATTCAAACAATATTAGAACGTTATAACACCTCTGCCAATAATTTTGAAATAGAGGTTACAGAACGCACTGTCATGAATAGTGCAACGGAAACGGTAAGCAAGCTTGTCCGTCTAAAGCAGCTTGGCTTTAAAATCTCTATTGATGACTTTGGTACAGGCTATTCATCATTGAGCTATTTAGTTCGATTCCCACTCGACTGTTTAAAAATCGACCGTAGTTTTATTCAGCATATTTGCTCGCTCGATGAAAAACAGGCAGTTGTAGATGCTATTATTCAAATGTCACATCGTCTAAAAATGAAAGTTGTAGCAGAAGGTGTAGAACAAGCGCAACAAGTGGATATACTACGGAAAATGAACTGTGATATTATCCAAGGCTATTATTACAGCAAACCGTTACCACTTCCCGAATTGCTGGAGTATATTGAGTATTGGGAAATTGAACATCAAGGAAGGAAATAA
- the gpsB gene encoding cell division regulator GpsB, producing MDIKLTSKMILEKEFKKNFKGYNVEEVDSFLDEIIQDYESFEKVVAQLREENRQLKEEIENTPKRQPQPAASAAGTTNFDILKRLSNLEKHVFGSKLYE from the coding sequence ATGGACATTAAATTAACTTCAAAAATGATTCTTGAAAAGGAATTTAAGAAAAATTTTAAAGGCTATAATGTAGAAGAGGTCGATTCTTTTCTTGATGAAATTATTCAAGATTATGAATCGTTTGAAAAAGTAGTTGCTCAATTAAGAGAAGAGAATAGACAACTAAAAGAAGAAATCGAGAATACACCAAAGAGACAACCACAACCAGCCGCATCCGCAGCGGGTACAACCAACTTTGATATTCTAAAACGTCTTTCAAATTTAGAAAAACATGTATTTGGTAGTAAACTTTACGAATAA
- a CDS encoding ribonuclease H-like domain-containing protein, whose protein sequence is MSYENKILQMKKMLGKKVQQPVANEQSTYQKPVIPNYVNQWEKAGLTRIDNEFGIVFKRQVHYPFHYQHGHYPLQSFFDALIKWQSADFDHPYALNVDENVLFFDTETTGLKGVGTQIFLLGFLEVTKHDFVLTQYVLADPAHEAALLFESRLWQKTATIITYNGKSFDWPQLETRWTLNQKVLPKLRTQRQIDLLHSSKRLWKNDMERLKLKSVEEEKLGFSRVGDIPGHLAPIIYLDAVKSGVPDALMKVLVHNEWDLLSLITLYVHSTYLLFEQSSDESANTYTNIGKWYADLKKRPQSVNVLEKVTAQFDAREAGNAQFYLAMQLKKNKQYSKAVDAFVASLHFIEPRKKLQALEQLAIIYEHHLKDMKQALVYTLEGIQLITSTEDWRMEQKQKWEISWEKRLHRLGNKQ, encoded by the coding sequence ATGTCTTACGAAAATAAAATACTACAAATGAAAAAAATGCTCGGAAAAAAGGTGCAACAACCAGTTGCCAATGAGCAATCAACGTATCAAAAGCCGGTTATACCAAACTATGTGAATCAGTGGGAGAAAGCTGGTCTTACGCGTATCGATAATGAGTTTGGTATTGTTTTTAAGCGACAAGTACATTATCCTTTCCATTATCAGCACGGTCATTATCCATTACAGTCATTTTTTGACGCGCTAATTAAATGGCAATCCGCTGATTTTGATCATCCTTATGCATTAAATGTGGACGAAAATGTCCTGTTTTTTGATACAGAAACAACAGGATTAAAGGGTGTTGGAACACAAATTTTTCTTCTTGGTTTTTTAGAAGTGACCAAACACGATTTTGTATTAACACAATATGTCTTAGCTGATCCAGCACATGAAGCAGCCTTGCTGTTTGAGTCAAGGCTTTGGCAAAAAACAGCGACAATTATTACGTATAATGGCAAAAGCTTTGACTGGCCACAGCTAGAAACACGTTGGACACTCAACCAAAAAGTTTTACCTAAACTTCGTACCCAGCGCCAAATCGATTTATTGCATAGCTCGAAGCGATTATGGAAAAATGATATGGAGCGGTTGAAACTAAAATCAGTAGAAGAAGAAAAGCTTGGTTTCTCACGCGTTGGGGATATCCCAGGCCACTTAGCGCCAATTATTTACTTAGATGCTGTGAAAAGTGGTGTGCCAGATGCACTTATGAAGGTACTTGTTCATAACGAGTGGGATTTGTTGTCGCTCATTACCTTGTATGTTCATTCCACTTACTTATTATTTGAACAATCGAGTGATGAATCAGCCAATACTTACACGAATATTGGGAAATGGTATGCTGATTTAAAGAAACGTCCACAAAGTGTAAACGTTTTAGAAAAGGTAACAGCTCAATTTGATGCGCGTGAAGCGGGAAATGCCCAATTTTATCTTGCTATGCAACTTAAAAAAAATAAGCAGTATAGCAAAGCAGTTGATGCCTTCGTTGCTTCACTCCATTTTATAGAGCCACGAAAAAAGTTGCAGGCACTAGAACAACTAGCCATAATCTATGAGCATCACTTAAAAGATATGAAACAGGCCCTTGTTTATACATTAGAAGGCATACAACTGATTACTTCGACTGAGGATTGGCGAATGGAACAAAAACAAAAATGGGAAATTTCTTGGGAAAAGAGATTGCACAGATTAGGAAATAAGCAATAA
- a CDS encoding InlB B-repeat-containing protein: MNNQKQFQLSVVLLLVVTISIVLSFGGSAKAATSDVLDQEQTSYSGNVWVNSDYPRYQTFTPFYSGQLSKIDICIFDSMSSPGALKVSIYNEEDLSTPLGSVQLASFGSGWTSVDFSSILPYLMRETMYRMVVSTEYGGGAGFGWFTSHNDAYSRGYSAGIESDFTFKTYMIPDYALSPTESQVTINNTSLVANGTSQTTVTIQLKDAQGNNITTGGEAVTIASSVGTVSAVTDHNNGTYTATLTAPTTIGTGSISASVGGSAIPTTASVQFVSGPPSLAKSTVTVNDSSLLADGTSQTTVTVKLKDAQGNDVTTGGATVSISSTLGIIGTVTTHNNGTYTATLTAPSTVGTSILSATVNGNAIAATTSVQFIPKPAQTVVASVASNTPTVGSNNMITLSVKNALGDIDTTFNGIKNVTILGYNQAPNGSFGNVNGEPLTSSSQVVAIGFTNGIATANLKLNAAMTQSIEFSVLGVNTASSNSVTITPVAGSAASMKVTTALKAPTMNGGLFSQQPVVTLYDAYENVSVNDYTKIITVAKKDAGAWTLTGTLTAKANAGIVSFSDLGSVNSPNVSGAQLSFDATGLGQITSSGVTLLPKQLTVSFDATGGSPVGDLTISYDEKINAPTTPTKTGYTFAGWYKDATLTSEWDFAAESVTEDTTLYGKWDANSYTMTFHTNGGTAVAPTLATYGEKATAPTAPTKTGYTFAGWYKDATLTSEWDFAAETVTEDTTLYGKWDANSYTMTFHTNGGTAVAPTLATYGEKATAPTAPTKTGYTFASWYKDATLTNKWDFATETVTEDTTLYGKWDANSYTMTFHTNGGTAVAPILATYGEKATAPTAPTKTGYTFAGWYKDATLTSEWDFAAETVTEDTTLYGKWDANSYTMTFHTNGGTAIAPTSATYGEKATAPTAPTKTGYTFASWYKDATLTNKWDFATETVTEDTTLYGKWAINSYTVTFNTNGGTTVAPVTITYDKKITKPAAPTKVGHTFAGWYKSDTLTTQWDFLIDVVTKDTALYAKWFVNSSSGSDGQSFTPTTRSVPENPKTPSKEPSNPVETPHTEPSKPETEAQDIIFSDVPKTHWAWEMIQDMTRKGIITGYPDKTFRPNDYIKRQHIAIMFARAFELEAIRETVSFKDVLPSHPYYEAITKLYQAGIVDGSNGEFHPDAFLTRAQMAKVLVEALQLTPNGISHFKDVPPTHWSYNYIATLQQEGIALGDDGYFKPNDPLTRAQFVALMYRAMNR; the protein is encoded by the coding sequence ATGAACAATCAAAAGCAATTTCAGCTATCGGTTGTATTACTTCTAGTAGTTACAATAAGTATAGTTCTATCTTTTGGGGGAAGTGCTAAAGCCGCTACTTCTGATGTTTTGGATCAAGAGCAGACGAGTTATTCTGGTAATGTTTGGGTTAATTCTGATTATCCACGCTATCAAACATTTACGCCTTTCTATTCTGGGCAACTAAGCAAGATTGATATATGCATATTTGATAGCATGAGTTCTCCTGGGGCATTAAAAGTAAGTATTTATAATGAAGAAGATTTATCGACACCCCTTGGCTCTGTACAATTAGCATCATTCGGCTCGGGTTGGACATCGGTTGATTTTTCAAGCATACTACCGTATTTAATGAGGGAAACGATGTATCGAATGGTTGTTTCTACTGAATACGGTGGCGGTGCTGGCTTTGGGTGGTTTACAAGTCACAATGATGCCTATTCAAGAGGGTACTCAGCAGGAATTGAAAGTGATTTCACTTTCAAAACGTATATGATCCCTGATTACGCACTATCTCCAACAGAGAGTCAAGTGACAATCAATAATACTAGCCTTGTAGCGAATGGGACAAGCCAGACGACTGTTACTATCCAGTTAAAAGATGCACAAGGAAATAATATTACTACTGGTGGAGAGGCTGTAACGATTGCGTCATCAGTAGGAACGGTTAGTGCTGTGACAGATCATAACAATGGTACCTATACGGCAACTCTAACTGCTCCAACGACAATCGGTACTGGTAGCATCAGTGCAAGTGTCGGTGGTAGCGCGATACCAACAACGGCTAGCGTGCAATTTGTCTCTGGTCCACCATCATTAGCAAAGAGCACCGTTACTGTTAACGATAGTTCGCTGCTCGCGGACGGAACAAGCCAGACGACTGTAACCGTGAAGTTGAAAGATGCGCAAGGAAATGATGTTACAACTGGTGGAGCGACAGTAAGTATATCGTCAACTCTAGGGATAATTGGTACCGTCACAACTCATAACAATGGTACCTATACAGCGACTCTAACCGCTCCTAGCACTGTTGGTACGAGTATACTCAGTGCAACTGTTAATGGCAATGCCATTGCCGCCACGACCAGTGTGCAATTCATTCCAAAACCTGCGCAAACGGTGGTCGCTTCGGTGGCATCGAATACGCCAACAGTAGGTTCCAATAATATGATTACGTTATCTGTAAAAAATGCACTGGGAGATATAGATACAACCTTTAATGGCATTAAAAACGTTACGATTTTGGGCTACAACCAAGCACCCAATGGGTCGTTTGGGAATGTAAATGGAGAGCCATTGACTTCATCAAGTCAAGTAGTCGCTATAGGCTTCACGAACGGAATAGCTACAGCGAATTTGAAATTGAATGCAGCAATGACACAGTCAATTGAGTTTAGCGTGTTAGGTGTAAACACAGCTAGTAGCAATTCGGTAACGATTACACCAGTTGCGGGAAGTGCGGCTAGCATGAAGGTGACGACAGCACTTAAAGCCCCCACAATGAATGGAGGATTATTTAGTCAACAACCTGTAGTGACACTTTATGATGCTTATGAAAATGTCAGTGTCAATGATTATACTAAAATTATTACTGTGGCGAAAAAAGACGCAGGCGCATGGACATTAACAGGGACGTTAACAGCGAAAGCAAATGCTGGAATCGTCAGCTTTTCTGATTTAGGATCAGTGAATTCACCGAATGTTTCTGGCGCACAGTTGTCATTCGACGCAACAGGACTCGGTCAGATAACAAGCTCAGGTGTTACACTTTTGCCAAAACAATTAACGGTCAGCTTTGATGCAACCGGTGGTAGTCCAGTAGGAGACTTAACAATCTCTTATGACGAGAAAATCAATGCACCAACAACGCCAACGAAAACAGGTTATACATTTGCCGGTTGGTACAAGGATGCAACGTTGACTTCTGAGTGGGATTTTGCGGCCGAATCAGTGACAGAGGATACAACCCTGTATGGGAAATGGGACGCAAATAGCTATACGATGACGTTTCATACAAATGGGGGTACAGCGGTAGCCCCAACCTTAGCAACATATGGCGAAAAAGCAACAGCGCCAACAGCGCCAACGAAAACAGGTTATACATTTGCCGGTTGGTACAAGGATGCAACGTTGACTTCTGAGTGGGATTTTGCGGCCGAAACAGTGACAGAGGATACAACCCTGTATGGGAAATGGGACGCAAATAGCTATACGATGACGTTTCATACAAATGGGGGTACAGCGGTAGCCCCAACCTTAGCAACATATGGCGAAAAAGCAACAGCGCCAACAGCGCCAACGAAAACAGGTTATACATTTGCCAGTTGGTACAAAGATGCGACGTTAACTAACAAGTGGGATTTTGCGACCGAAACAGTGACAGAGGATACAACCCTGTATGGGAAATGGGACGCAAATAGCTATACGATGACGTTTCATACAAATGGGGGTACAGCGGTAGCCCCAATCTTAGCAACATATGGCGAAAAAGCAACAGCGCCAACAGCGCCAACGAAAACAGGTTATACATTTGCCGGTTGGTACAAGGATGCAACGTTGACTTCTGAGTGGGATTTTGCGGCCGAAACAGTGACAGAGGATACAACCTTGTATGGGAAATGGGACGCAAATAGCTATACGATGACGTTTCATACAAATGGGGGTACAGCGATAGCCCCAACCTCAGCAACATATGGCGAAAAAGCAACAGCGCCAACAGCGCCAACGAAAACAGGTTATACATTTGCCAGTTGGTACAAAGATGCGACGTTAACTAACAAGTGGGATTTTGCGACCGAAACAGTGACAGAGGATACAACCTTGTATGGTAAGTGGGCAATCAATAGTTATACGGTGACCTTTAACACAAATGGCGGAACTACCGTAGCGCCTGTCACTATAACATATGATAAAAAAATAACGAAACCGGCAGCACCAACAAAGGTAGGTCATACGTTTGCGGGCTGGTATAAGAGCGATACTTTGACAACACAATGGGATTTCCTAATAGATGTGGTGACAAAAGATACAGCGCTCTATGCAAAATGGTTTGTAAATAGTTCATCTGGTAGTGATGGTCAATCTTTTACACCAACAACGCGGTCCGTTCCAGAGAATCCAAAAACGCCATCAAAGGAACCAAGTAATCCTGTGGAAACGCCACATACTGAGCCATCAAAACCAGAGACGGAGGCGCAAGACATTATTTTCTCTGATGTTCCGAAAACGCATTGGGCTTGGGAGATGATTCAGGATATGACGAGAAAAGGAATTATTACTGGCTATCCAGATAAAACATTTCGTCCGAATGATTATATTAAACGTCAGCATATTGCCATTATGTTTGCGCGTGCTTTTGAGCTAGAAGCAATACGTGAGACGGTATCATTTAAGGATGTTTTGCCGAGTCATCCATATTATGAAGCTATTACGAAATTGTATCAGGCAGGGATTGTCGATGGTTCAAATGGAGAATTTCATCCAGATGCCTTTCTGACACGTGCACAAATGGCTAAAGTGCTTGTAGAAGCGTTACAGCTAACACCCAATGGTATAAGCCATTTTAAAGATGTGCCACCGACACATTGGAGTTACAACTATATAGCGACCTTACAACAAGAAGGAATTGCATTAGGGGATGATGGCTATTTTAAACCGAATGATCCTCTGACACGTGCACAATTTGTTGCATTGATGTACCGAGCAATGAATCGCTAA
- a CDS encoding zinc-binding alcohol dehydrogenase family protein, translating to MKAVGLQQYLPIDHPESLLDLQIEKPSAKGRDLLIRVKAVSVNPVDYKVRSPKDKFEDMPKILGWDVAGIVEEVGPLCTLFKPGDKVYYAGDITRPGCNSEFHLVDERIVGHMPKTLNFAEAAALPLTSITAYEALFDRMKISSFSKDNKNKTILIIGAAGGVGSIAIQLAKWAGLTVIGTASRQESQNWATALGVDYTINHYEDFVSQLNLLNIEAVDYILCLNSTNNYWTNMAEVIAPQGTICSIVETDEPLNLTLLKNKSVTFVWELMFTRSMYQTEDMINQHKLLNRIAILIDSHILKTTISEILYPINAENLRKAHAILENGKTIGKVVVEGFE from the coding sequence ATGAAAGCTGTAGGTTTACAACAATACTTACCTATTGATCATCCAGAGAGTTTATTAGATTTACAAATAGAAAAGCCAAGTGCGAAAGGCCGAGATTTATTAATTCGAGTAAAGGCGGTTTCAGTGAATCCCGTCGATTATAAAGTGAGATCTCCGAAAGACAAGTTTGAAGACATGCCAAAAATTTTAGGATGGGATGTGGCTGGGATTGTCGAAGAAGTAGGGCCATTATGCACACTGTTTAAACCCGGCGATAAGGTATATTATGCGGGAGATATAACACGTCCAGGTTGTAATAGTGAGTTTCATCTTGTTGATGAGAGAATTGTAGGTCATATGCCAAAGACATTAAATTTTGCGGAAGCTGCCGCATTACCATTGACTTCAATTACAGCATATGAGGCATTATTCGATAGAATGAAAATTAGTAGTTTTTCAAAGGATAATAAAAATAAAACCATTTTAATTATTGGTGCGGCTGGGGGAGTGGGCTCTATTGCAATCCAACTGGCTAAATGGGCTGGATTAACTGTTATAGGTACAGCTTCGAGACAAGAGTCACAAAATTGGGCAACAGCATTAGGTGTAGACTATACGATAAATCACTATGAGGACTTTGTTTCACAGTTAAATTTACTTAATATTGAAGCGGTTGACTATATTCTGTGTTTAAATTCCACAAATAATTATTGGACTAATATGGCTGAGGTCATAGCTCCACAAGGAACGATTTGTTCTATTGTGGAAACGGATGAACCACTTAATTTAACTTTATTAAAAAATAAAAGTGTAACGTTTGTTTGGGAGCTCATGTTTACTCGGTCGATGTATCAAACTGAAGATATGATAAACCAACATAAACTTTTAAATAGAATAGCTATTTTAATTGATAGTCATATTTTAAAAACCACAATATCTGAAATTCTCTATCCAATTAATGCGGAAAATTTGAGAAAAGCACACGCAATTCTTGAAAATGGAAAAACCATTGGGAAAGTAGTGGTTGAGGGGTTTGAATGA
- a CDS encoding winged helix-turn-helix transcriptional regulator codes for MSDSKLNLYTACPDAYGCPVEATLGVIGGKWKGVILYHLMSGTKRFNEFRRLMPDITQRMLTLQLRELEKDGIIHREIFKEVPPKVEYSLTEFGRTLEPIIKLMRDWGEQYNLKNNSILK; via the coding sequence ATGTCAGACAGTAAATTAAATCTTTATACAGCTTGTCCAGATGCCTATGGATGTCCCGTTGAAGCAACACTTGGCGTAATCGGCGGAAAGTGGAAAGGTGTTATTTTATATCATCTTATGTCAGGAACGAAGCGTTTCAATGAATTTAGACGCTTAATGCCCGATATTACCCAAAGAATGTTAACGTTACAACTTCGTGAATTAGAGAAGGATGGAATAATTCATAGAGAAATCTTTAAAGAAGTACCGCCTAAAGTAGAATATTCACTAACTGAGTTCGGGCGAACACTTGAACCTATAATTAAACTAATGAGAGATTGGGGAGAGCAGTACAATTTAAAAAATAATAGTATCTTAAAGTAA
- a CDS encoding methyl-accepting chemotaxis protein, with protein sequence MSIRNKLYAGFGTIILFLLISSSLAYYQMNKLNNQYTFLLEDRVYKTILVNKILNASSSQGNYIRSYILEPDNPTTLEKLESHKELINDEITELESTFNEQQLQKEIQTLKENQAKFNAASQEILNIYNGENLQEVIHILSNNAGPANSAIQSSIKEIVDFQTKKMIEVQANSTKSAKVASILIIVISAISIISAIFIALVLTRAITIPVNKLAASAKTIAEGNLNQEDVNVSTKDEIRKLADSFNLMKHNLHKLVNNVATNVELTTSSAEELAASIDEVSHSSKDVAKRVEKMALNASQASSNARECSMTLDETANGVQRIAEATQILNTKASDTQLIANNGGEILQAVESQMLVIQQTSNDTNNRIKQLTIQSAEIENITKVITDISEQTNLLALNAAIEAARAGEHGKGFAVVAEEVRKLAEESKESANKIVNITSLIQQDTKEVDKAVSVSVQKVDEGVSYIADAQSAFGDILNAIGEISSHIEEVSASTQQISASTEEVAASINELSSIAEQVTVQSEMISAAVEEETATIHEINSVSKSMSEGAMTLQDEINKFQV encoded by the coding sequence ATGTCTATACGGAACAAACTTTACGCAGGATTTGGAACTATCATTTTATTTTTACTCATTAGCTCATCATTAGCCTATTACCAAATGAACAAATTGAATAACCAGTATACATTCTTACTGGAAGATAGAGTATACAAAACTATACTAGTGAATAAGATTTTGAATGCATCCTCGTCTCAAGGAAACTACATTCGATCGTATATACTAGAGCCGGATAATCCAACAACACTAGAAAAATTAGAATCTCACAAAGAATTAATAAATGATGAAATTACAGAACTAGAGAGCACTTTTAATGAACAACAATTACAAAAAGAAATACAAACGCTAAAGGAGAATCAAGCAAAATTTAACGCAGCTTCACAAGAAATTTTAAACATTTATAACGGTGAAAATTTACAGGAAGTTATACATATTCTAAGTAATAATGCAGGCCCAGCAAATTCAGCAATCCAATCCTCTATTAAAGAAATTGTCGATTTTCAAACTAAAAAAATGATAGAAGTACAGGCGAATTCCACTAAATCTGCAAAAGTTGCTTCCATTTTAATTATTGTTATTTCTGCGATTTCAATTATTTCAGCTATTTTTATTGCTTTAGTGTTAACTCGTGCAATTACGATCCCAGTTAACAAATTAGCGGCTTCTGCCAAAACGATTGCTGAAGGTAATTTAAATCAAGAAGATGTAAACGTCAGTACTAAAGATGAAATTCGCAAATTAGCCGATTCATTTAATCTTATGAAACACAATTTACATAAACTAGTAAATAATGTGGCGACAAATGTGGAACTAACTACTTCTTCTGCTGAAGAACTAGCAGCTAGTATAGACGAAGTATCTCATTCTTCGAAAGATGTAGCTAAACGTGTAGAAAAAATGGCCTTAAATGCAAGCCAAGCCTCATCTAATGCTCGTGAATGCTCTATGACTCTCGATGAAACTGCCAACGGTGTACAACGTATTGCAGAAGCCACGCAAATATTGAATACCAAAGCTTCAGACACTCAATTGATTGCAAATAATGGTGGCGAAATATTACAAGCAGTTGAAAGTCAAATGCTTGTTATTCAACAAACTTCCAATGATACCAATAATCGTATTAAACAACTAACCATCCAATCAGCGGAAATAGAAAATATTACAAAAGTTATAACAGACATCTCAGAACAAACAAATCTTCTTGCACTTAATGCTGCTATCGAAGCTGCTCGTGCTGGGGAACATGGAAAAGGGTTTGCTGTGGTGGCTGAAGAGGTTCGCAAACTAGCGGAAGAATCAAAAGAATCTGCTAACAAAATAGTGAACATAACATCTCTTATTCAGCAAGATACAAAAGAAGTGGATAAAGCTGTATCTGTATCTGTTCAAAAAGTTGATGAAGGCGTGTCATACATTGCGGATGCACAATCTGCATTTGGTGATATCCTAAATGCTATTGGAGAGATAAGTTCTCATATAGAAGAGGTATCTGCCTCTACACAACAAATTTCTGCTAGCACTGAAGAAGTAGCTGCATCGATCAATGAATTATCATCTATTGCTGAGCAGGTAACTGTACAGTCTGAAATGATATCCGCCGCAGTAGAAGAAGAAACGGCAACTATTCACGAAATTAATTCTGTGTCGAAATCAATGAGTGAAGGTGCTATGACGCTACAAGACGAAATCAATAAATTTCAAGTTTAA